CGGCATCGCCCGGCCTTCGGGACAGGTTGAACAAGAGCATGGATTTGGACCTTTTTTTGAGGCAGCTGCCTCTGCTACGGAAATACGGTTGGCGCAACGTGAAGCTCTACGTGATGATCGGTTTCCCGTGGGAGACCGAAGCGGACCTGCTTGCTATCCGCGAGGTGATCGAGCCGTTCGTGCGTCAGCGGATCGACGTCAACCTCTCTGTATCGCCCCTGACCCCTAAGCCGCACACCCCTTTTCAATGGGTGCCGATGGACTCCCAGGCAGTGCTGGAGGAGAAGATTTCCATCATCAGGCAGAACCTGCCGCGGCGAGGAGTCAAGCTGAGATTCCGAGACATCAAGCGCGCAATGGCCGAGGCCCTTATTGCCCGCGGAGATGAGCGCCTGACGCCTCTCTTCCTCTCTTTGCATGAGCAACACGTGAGGCTGGAGGCGTGGAGCGAGTTTTTCAGAGCCGATCTCTACGAAGCGTGGCTCAGCCGGCATGACGAAGTGAGGGAGAAGTTACTTGCCGGGCCGGCTATGGATGGGCCTCTGCCGTGGGATTTCATCGATACCGGGGTGGACCGTTCATTCATGCGCGAGGAACTGCACAGAGCCGAGACAGGTATAAGGACAGAAACCTGCTACGACTTCTGTGCGGGCTGCGGACTATTCTGCCCTCCGGGAAAGCGCGAAGGGAGCACGCTCGAGCGTGCAATAACCCTGGAGGAGGGCCCCCCGGAAGCGCTTCAGCCGCAGAGGCACAGCACCTATACGCTGAGGTATGGCAAGTACGGCGACGCGCGGTACATAGGGCATCTCGACACGGTCACCCTGTTGCTCCGAGCCCTGAGGGCTTCGCACTTGCGTCTTCGCCTTCACGGGAAATACCATCCGAAGCCCCGCATCTCGCTCTCCCCTGCCCTTCCGCTCGGCGTAGAAAGCATGTGCGAGCTTGCGGAGATAGAAGTCGACGCTGCGCCTCCCGTAGAGCCGACGCGCACCATCAATCTCATTAACAGCCATCTGCCTCGAGGACTGAAGGTGCTGGAGTTAGCGGAAGGCGGCATGAAAGTGCATGAGAGGGGCGACGTATACCTCCTCGTTTCGAAAAAAGGAGATGACGTCCGCGAGGGCATTCCGTGGAGGAGCGCAGGAAAGAAACTTTTTACGCTCTGGCGGGGGCAGGGTATCAAGACTCTCTGGCAATCCGCACAGTTTGAGAGAATCATACGCATAGAGGAGAAAAGGATTAATGGCGGCGGAACTGATAATCAACGTAACCTTCAATGAGACAAGGATCGCTTTCCTTGAAAACGGTCTTCTTGTCGAATTCTTCGTGGAGAGAAAGAACGACAAAAGCATCGTAGGCAACATCTACAAAGGCAAGGTGGCAAGGGTGGTGCCGGGGATGGATGCCGCCTTCGTGGACATCGGTCTCGACAAGTCGGCTTTTCTCTACGTGGCGGATGTGCTCATAGACGCGGGTATGTACGAGGAGTTCGAAGAGAGTGCTTCCCCCGTTGAGCCAAAGGAACGCATAGAGGGTGTGCTCGAAGAGGGGCAGGAGATCATCGTACAGGTGTCGAGAGAGGCTATCGGCCAGAAGGGTACCCGGGTAACGTCCAGAATCACCTTACCCGGAAAGCTCCTGGTGCTGATGCCCGGAAGCCAGCACATAGGCGTATCCCGGCGCATAGAAGGAGAGGAGGAGCGCAAAAGGCTGGCTACAATCCTCAAAGATCTGACCCCGAAAGGATACGGGCTAATTGCCAGGACAGCGTGTGAAGGAAAGCGCCCGGAAGAGTTGGAGGCCGACCTTAATTTTCTCCGGCGCATCTGGGAAGGCGTCCAGGAAAAGGGCAAGAAAGCACGCGCCCCCCGCATACTTCACCAGGACCTCGGCATGATATTCAGGGTGATACGGGACCTGCACTCTCACAGCCTCAAGAAGATCATCGTCGACGACATCTTCGTCTGCAAAATAATCGAGGAATTCCTGAAAGATAACCTGCCGGAAGAGGAGTGCGAAGTCACCCACTTCGATGAACGGGAGGACATATTCGATTATTACCGGATCGAAATCGAAATCGCAAAGCTCGCCTATAAGAAGATCTGGCTGAAATCGGGCGGCTACATAGTGTTCGACTATACGGAAGCGTTAACCGTCATTGATGTCAACACAGGCAAGTACCTGGGCAGAAGAGGCCTGGAGGATACAATTCTCAAGACCAACCTGGAGGCCGTTAAAGAAATTGCGTACCAGATACGGCTGCGCAACATAGGCGGCATTATCATCGTCGATTTCATCGACATGGAAAGGAAGGAATCGCGCGAAAGCGTTGTACAGCTCCTCATTGATGCGCTGAAAAAAGACAGGATCAAGACCTTTGTCTACCCGATCAGTGAACTGGGGCTCGTGCAACTCACCCGGAAGAGGACCAGGGAAAATGTTGTGAGCATGCTCAGCGAATCATGCCCCACGTGCGAAGGGTCGGGTTACGTCAAATCGCGCTTCACCGTCTGTTACGAGGTCTTGCGCGCGCTGAGAAGCGCCTGCAGGAAACAGGAAGGAAAACAGCTGAACATCCACCTGGCGCCCGAGGTGGCTCAGCTTCTGTACGAAGAAGAAAAGGCCTCCCTCGACTATCTGGAAAAAACCTTCGGAACGAAATTCAATATCATTGCAGATCCTGCCCTGGGGATCGAGAATTTCAACGTAGAAGGGGTGTACTGAGTGGGACTGGTACTCGTCGGACTTTACGTCGCCTGTGAAATCATAGCAAATGTAACCGCCGGCAGGCCGGTGCAGCTGGGGAGCATCATTGTGCCCTCGGCGGTCTTCGTCTACACCCTGACGTTCACGCTTGTTGATTTGATCCATGAAATTTACGGCAGGCGAGGGACACGCATGGTCGTCTATGCCGCCTTCCTGGCCAACATTCTCCTGGCGGTATACTCGTACCTTGTGGTCCACCTTCCTGCTCCCTCTTTTTTTTCAGAGAGTCATGCCTATGAGGTGGTCTTCGGTTCCACGCCGAGAATTGTCTTCGCCAGCCTGACAGCCTATCTCGCCAGTTCCCTCGTCGACATTGAAATCTACCACCTGTGGCGAAGTCGCGTACAACGATGGAAGTGGTCGCGGGTGCTCGCAAGCAACGTGGCCTCCACGTTTGTGGACAGCGCCGTCTTCATCTCCCTTGCCTTTTACGGCACCATGCCGATCGTTCCGCTTATCAAGGGGCAATACTACATCAAGATGTGCATCACATTGCTCAGCCTGCCCTTGATCTATATCCCATCGCTGCGGAGCAGGATGGTCAGAGGGGCAGTCCCGTGATTCGCACCTATTCCTCACCGGCAAAGGTAAACCTCCTTCTCAAGGTGCTGGGGAGAAGGCCCGACGGTTACCACAATATTGTGAGCATCGTCGATCTCATTTCCCTTGAAGATACCCTGCACGTAGAGGAATTGGCCGATGATCTTGTCATTGTGGAGGATGACAAGCGTCTTCTACCTTCCGGACACCCCAACACCGTCTACAGAGCGGCTATGCTCCTCAAGGAGACCTACCGCGTCAAACGAGGTGCCCGGTTCTTCATCGAGAAAAACATACCGATTGGCGCCGGGCTTGGCGGTCCGAGCAGCAACGCGGCAGCGGCTCTCCGCGCTCTGGTGGACATATGGGGCCTGCCGGTCATGCCTTCCGCCCTTTTTGAGATCGGCGCAAAGATCGGAGCAGACGTTCCGCTCTTTTTGTACGGTAAATCATGCATCATGAAAGGCATCGGGGAGCAGCTCACACCAATTCAATTGCCTCACATGTGGTACGTCATCGTCTACCCCGGTATAGCTTTGCATACAAGAGACGTATATGAGGGTTTAAAAATCCCATTGACATCGGCTCAAAATGAAGTTACATTGTTTCCACGGTTTTACACGGTTTTTGATGTCGCCCGGGTGTTGGAGAACGACTTGGAGAAAGTCGCCTTTTCTCTTCATCCTGAAGTACATATCGCAAAAAAGAGCTTACAAAACGCGGGGGCCATTGGTTCGCTGATGAGCGGGAGTGGCTCCTCGGTTTTTGGGGTGTTTGAAAGCGAAGGGGATGCGCGGGAAGCTGCAGAAAAAGCACGTGGTTTAGGAAATGTCTTCGTAGCCCACAGTCGATAGCAGGAGGGAGACATGGAGATCACCGGCGTCAAGATCTATCCCGTGAACGAGAAAAAGGTGAGGGCATACGCATCCATAGTGTTCGACCAATGCTTCATCGTGAGGGACCTGAAAGTTATAGACGGAGACACAAAGCTCTTCGTGGCCATGCCGAGCAAGAAGATGAAGGACGGTTCGTACCGCGATACGGCCCATCCTTTAAACAGCGACATGAGGGAGATGATCGAGTCAAGGGTCCTGGAAGCGTTTCACAGCCAGGCCGGGATGATTGGAACACCGATAGTCTGACGAGCTTTGGGGTGTCGTCAAGCGGTAAGACACGGGCCTTTGGAGCCCGCATTCGGAGGTTCGAATCCTCCCACCCCAGCATTTCTCCGGAGGTGGTAGTCAGTGGATAAACTGAAAATCTTTAGTGGCAGTGCAAACAGGGAAATCGCGGAAAGGATCTGCCAATTCCTCGGCGTAGAACACGGCAAAGCAAAGATAGGCCGGTTCTCCGACGGCGAGATCCAGGTTGAAATCGAAGAGTCCGTGCGCGGCATGGATACGTTTCTCATCCAGTCTACCTGCCCCCCTGTCAACGAAAACCTTATGGAACTCTTGATAATGCTCGATGCCATGAAAAGAGCGTCGGCTGCGCGCATCACCGTCGTTATGCCGTACTACGGGTATGCGAGACAGGACCGCAAGGTCACGCCGAGGGCTCCAATATCGGCTAAGCTTGTGGCTGACCTGATGGAGGTCGCGGGTGCTTCGAGAATTCTCGCCATGGACCTGCACGTCGGGCAGATCCAGGGCTTTTTCGATATACCCGTTGACCATCTTTACGCCCTGCCTGTGCAGCTCGAGTACTTCGGCAACATCGGCGGACAGATTGTGGTGGTATCACCCGATGCGGGAGGAGTCGAGCGGGCAAGGGAATTTGCCAAGAGGTTGAAGAATGCGTCGATCGCAATTATAGACAAAAGGCGAGAACAGGCCAACGTCTCGAAAGTAATGCACATAGTCGGTGATGTACGGGGCAAGGTGGCCATCCTTCTCGATGACATGATCGATACTGGCGGCACCATTGTGCAGGCCGCAGAGGCGCTGAGCAAGGATGGTGCGTCGATGGTGTATGCCGGCTGCACCCACGCAGTGCTTTCAGGCAATGCCATAGAAAAACTTAACGGTTCAAAGCTGCACAAGCTGGTAGTAACGAACACTATCCCGCTTCACGAAAAAGCTGACAAATTGCAGCGCCTCGAGGTGCTTGACGTCTCACCCATCCTTGGCGAGGCCATCAAGAGAATTCACGACGACGCATCGGTCAGCTCATTATTTGTGTAACTAAGGAGGAGGTTATCTCATGGAAGAAATACGCTTAAAGGCGGAATCCAGAGTGCAGGGCGGCAAGAACGTCGCTCGCAGGCTGCGGAGGGAGGGCGTGATCCCGGCTATTCTTTACGGTAAGGATGTGGAACCCCTTCCGTTGCGTGTATCGGCAAAAGAATGGCGAAACCTGCAAGGACGAGTAAAAAGCAACACGATTATCAAAATGGAACTGAAACGGAACGACCACGCGGAAGAAAGACCCGTCATGCTCAAGGATCTCCAACGGGCGACGCTGAGCGACGTGGTCCTGCACATAGACTTTCTACAGGTGTCCATGGAGCGCGCAGTCCAGGTTGAAGTGCCCATCCATCTCGTTGGCGACCCCGTAGGTGTTGTAAAAGGCGGAGTCATCGAGCAACACCTCAGGAGCATCATGGTGGAAAGCCTTCCCGGACAGATTCCTGAAAAGATCGACGTTGATATATCCGCCCTTGATATCGGCGATTCAGTCCACGTCAACGAGATCAGCCTGCCCGGCATAAAGCTCCTTGCACCTCCCGATGTAGCGGTCGTGGGTGTGACACCGCCGCAGGCAGAGGAGAAACCGGCAGAGGCTGCAGCACCGGCCGGAGAGGAAGCGGCCGTCCCTGCGGAAGAGAAGGAGGAGAAGAAGGAGGAGAAGAAGGAGAAGGAGAAGGAGAAAGCGTAGTTGTTCCTGCTTTGCGGCCTGGGCAATAAGGGTGCGGGATACAAGTATACGCGACACAACATCGGCTACCTCGTTGTAGATCGCTACGCTGATCGCTTCGGGATCCCGATGAACAAAAAGGCTTCGGGGTGCATACTCGGAGAAAAAAGTGATCTTATCCTGGCCAAGCCGGACACGTATATGAACCTGTCCGGCGGGCCGCTGGCATCACTTCTCAGAAAGAAGAAGATTCCCCTCGATAAGTTTATTCTCATCCACGATGATCTTGACATGGACTTCGGCAGAATCAAGATTCGATGGAACGGCAGTGACGGCGGTCACAAAGGCGTAAGGTCCGTTATCGAACTGCTCGGCTCTCCCCTCTTTCACCGGCTTAAAGTGGGCATAGGTCGGGACCCCGTGCTTTCACCGGAGGAGTACGTGCTCATACGTTTCAGGAAAGAAGAACTGGAACCTCTGTCCGAAATCCTGGACACGGCGGTAGATGCGCTCCAGACGCTCGTGACAGAGAGCCCGGCAAAGGCAATGAGCCTGTACAACAGAAGTTAAACAAACCTGTTGCGAGTTGCGGGTTAGAGGCAAAAAACATGGCGTTGCGGAACTCGGAACTCGTTAACAGTTTTGGTTTGTAACGGGGGTTTGCGTGGGTTTCTCGTGCGGCATCATAGGACTTCCCAATTCCGGAAAATCGACCATCTTCAACGCGCTCACCTCTCTCTGTGTCGCCGCTCAGCCGTACCCCTTCTGCACCATTGAACCGAATATGGGCATTGTACCTGTTCCTGATGCGCGTCTCGCCATGCTCGCGCGATTGGTCAAACCGGAGAAGGTCACGCCGACGTCAATAGAGTTTGTTGACATAGCAGGGCTCATCAAAGACGCGCACAAGGGAGAAGGGCTCGGGAACAAATTCCTTGGTCATATCAGGGCTGTGGATGCCATAGCCCACGTGGTGCGCTGCTTTAAGGCGGAGAACATACCCCACGTTTACGAGGATATCGATCCTGCACGTGATGCGGATGTCGTCGAGACTGAGATCCTCATCTCTGATTTGGACATCGTTGAGGAGCGACTCACCAAACTGGAACGGCTTGCCAAAGTCTCCAAAGAGAAGCATGAAGGGGAGCAACAGCTTCTTTTTAAAATCAAAGAGAGTTTGTCTCGCGGAGAATTCATCAGTAAAGAGAGTCTTGCCCTGGAAGAGGAGGAACTCGCACGATCATTCGGCCTCATTACAACGAAGCCGCTTTTTTACGTGGCCAACATTGATGAGAAGGAAATGGGTAGCGAGGGACCCGTGTGCTTCAAGGGGCTCCTGGGGCGGTGGGGTAGACCGGTGGTTCCTATCTGCGGAAGGCTCGAGGAGGAGCTTGCCTCCCTTCCCGCCGAGGATATGGCCTCCTTCATGGAACTTTACAGCATGAAGGAACGGGGCATAGAAGGAGTCATCGCGGCAGGCTATGCAATCCTTGATCTTATCACATTCTACACGCTGGTGGGTAAAGAACTGAGAGCATGGACCATCCCGAGACGCACCACGGCGTATGCTGCCGCAGGCAAGATACACACCGATATGCAGAGAGGCTTCATCAAAGCCGAAGTCATATCGTATGAGCATTTTGTACAGTGCGGCTCAGAGCACGCAGCTCGCGAGAAAGGCCTGGTAAGCGTTGAGGGAAAGGAGTATATAGTGCAGGATGGCGACATACTTCACATCCGCTTCAACGTGTGATACCAATTCGGCCTCAAGCGTATACCTTCGTTGTCGCTGCGTCGCACTATCCTCGACGTACACTAGTACGTCTGCGTCGACTCCTCGCTGCCGCCTCGGTCTCCCTCTTGAATCCGAATTGGTATA
This portion of the Syntrophorhabdales bacterium genome encodes:
- the pth gene encoding aminoacyl-tRNA hydrolase yields the protein MFLLCGLGNKGAGYKYTRHNIGYLVVDRYADRFGIPMNKKASGCILGEKSDLILAKPDTYMNLSGGPLASLLRKKKIPLDKFILIHDDLDMDFGRIKIRWNGSDGGHKGVRSVIELLGSPLFHRLKVGIGRDPVLSPEEYVLIRFRKEELEPLSEILDTAVDALQTLVTESPAKAMSLYNRS
- the ychF gene encoding redox-regulated ATPase YchF, producing MGFSCGIIGLPNSGKSTIFNALTSLCVAAQPYPFCTIEPNMGIVPVPDARLAMLARLVKPEKVTPTSIEFVDIAGLIKDAHKGEGLGNKFLGHIRAVDAIAHVVRCFKAENIPHVYEDIDPARDADVVETEILISDLDIVEERLTKLERLAKVSKEKHEGEQQLLFKIKESLSRGEFISKESLALEEEELARSFGLITTKPLFYVANIDEKEMGSEGPVCFKGLLGRWGRPVVPICGRLEEELASLPAEDMASFMELYSMKERGIEGVIAAGYAILDLITFYTLVGKELRAWTIPRRTTAYAAAGKIHTDMQRGFIKAEVISYEHFVQCGSEHAAREKGLVSVEGKEYIVQDGDILHIRFNV
- a CDS encoding TIGR03936 family radical SAM-associated protein, encoding MLDIPRHVMKPGRYIGTEPNAPHKDLKTVDVRFALCYPDIYEVGMSYHGFFILYEIANSMDRVWCERCFAPWHDMETYMREQHIPLFTLESKTPLSQMDLVGFSLTYEMNITNVLNMLDLASIPLDAAERDAGPIIIGGGPLVLNPKPFERFFDLLVVGEAESVIKDLLVRLGKMKGLPRATMVQELAAVDGVYAPLLGAERVRRLYVDDLDASYHPVRPPIPVASSIHDRLNVEISRGCGNGCRFCMAGFGYRPYRERSVAVLTEIIREALGQTGYEEISLLSLSSGDYSHLYELLSHVRSRFEGVSVSLPSLKIGSVSEENIRLLGEGARGGFTFALEAASPGLRDRLNKSMDLDLFLRQLPLLRKYGWRNVKLYVMIGFPWETEADLLAIREVIEPFVRQRIDVNLSVSPLTPKPHTPFQWVPMDSQAVLEEKISIIRQNLPRRGVKLRFRDIKRAMAEALIARGDERLTPLFLSLHEQHVRLEAWSEFFRADLYEAWLSRHDEVREKLLAGPAMDGPLPWDFIDTGVDRSFMREELHRAETGIRTETCYDFCAGCGLFCPPGKREGSTLERAITLEEGPPEALQPQRHSTYTLRYGKYGDARYIGHLDTVTLLLRALRASHLRLRLHGKYHPKPRISLSPALPLGVESMCELAEIEVDAAPPVEPTRTINLINSHLPRGLKVLELAEGGMKVHERGDVYLLVSKKGDDVREGIPWRSAGKKLFTLWRGQGIKTLWQSAQFERIIRIEEKRINGGGTDNQRNLQ
- a CDS encoding Rne/Rng family ribonuclease gives rise to the protein MAAELIINVTFNETRIAFLENGLLVEFFVERKNDKSIVGNIYKGKVARVVPGMDAAFVDIGLDKSAFLYVADVLIDAGMYEEFEESASPVEPKERIEGVLEEGQEIIVQVSREAIGQKGTRVTSRITLPGKLLVLMPGSQHIGVSRRIEGEEERKRLATILKDLTPKGYGLIARTACEGKRPEELEADLNFLRRIWEGVQEKGKKARAPRILHQDLGMIFRVIRDLHSHSLKKIIVDDIFVCKIIEEFLKDNLPEEECEVTHFDEREDIFDYYRIEIEIAKLAYKKIWLKSGGYIVFDYTEALTVIDVNTGKYLGRRGLEDTILKTNLEAVKEIAYQIRLRNIGGIIIVDFIDMERKESRESVVQLLIDALKKDRIKTFVYPISELGLVQLTRKRTRENVVSMLSESCPTCEGSGYVKSRFTVCYEVLRALRSACRKQEGKQLNIHLAPEVAQLLYEEEKASLDYLEKTFGTKFNIIADPALGIENFNVEGVY
- a CDS encoding queuosine precursor transporter, which codes for MGLVLVGLYVACEIIANVTAGRPVQLGSIIVPSAVFVYTLTFTLVDLIHEIYGRRGTRMVVYAAFLANILLAVYSYLVVHLPAPSFFSESHAYEVVFGSTPRIVFASLTAYLASSLVDIEIYHLWRSRVQRWKWSRVLASNVASTFVDSAVFISLAFYGTMPIVPLIKGQYYIKMCITLLSLPLIYIPSLRSRMVRGAVP
- a CDS encoding 50S ribosomal protein L25; translated protein: MEEIRLKAESRVQGGKNVARRLRREGVIPAILYGKDVEPLPLRVSAKEWRNLQGRVKSNTIIKMELKRNDHAEERPVMLKDLQRATLSDVVLHIDFLQVSMERAVQVEVPIHLVGDPVGVVKGGVIEQHLRSIMVESLPGQIPEKIDVDISALDIGDSVHVNEISLPGIKLLAPPDVAVVGVTPPQAEEKPAEAAAPAGEEAAVPAEEKEEKKEEKKEKEKEKA
- the ispE gene encoding 4-(cytidine 5'-diphospho)-2-C-methyl-D-erythritol kinase, producing the protein MIRTYSSPAKVNLLLKVLGRRPDGYHNIVSIVDLISLEDTLHVEELADDLVIVEDDKRLLPSGHPNTVYRAAMLLKETYRVKRGARFFIEKNIPIGAGLGGPSSNAAAALRALVDIWGLPVMPSALFEIGAKIGADVPLFLYGKSCIMKGIGEQLTPIQLPHMWYVIVYPGIALHTRDVYEGLKIPLTSAQNEVTLFPRFYTVFDVARVLENDLEKVAFSLHPEVHIAKKSLQNAGAIGSLMSGSGSSVFGVFESEGDAREAAEKARGLGNVFVAHSR
- the spoVG gene encoding septation regulator SpoVG; its protein translation is MEITGVKIYPVNEKKVRAYASIVFDQCFIVRDLKVIDGDTKLFVAMPSKKMKDGSYRDTAHPLNSDMREMIESRVLEAFHSQAGMIGTPIV
- a CDS encoding ribose-phosphate pyrophosphokinase; the encoded protein is MDKLKIFSGSANREIAERICQFLGVEHGKAKIGRFSDGEIQVEIEESVRGMDTFLIQSTCPPVNENLMELLIMLDAMKRASAARITVVMPYYGYARQDRKVTPRAPISAKLVADLMEVAGASRILAMDLHVGQIQGFFDIPVDHLYALPVQLEYFGNIGGQIVVVSPDAGGVERAREFAKRLKNASIAIIDKRREQANVSKVMHIVGDVRGKVAILLDDMIDTGGTIVQAAEALSKDGASMVYAGCTHAVLSGNAIEKLNGSKLHKLVVTNTIPLHEKADKLQRLEVLDVSPILGEAIKRIHDDASVSSLFV